The Triticum aestivum cultivar Chinese Spring chromosome 3A, IWGSC CS RefSeq v2.1, whole genome shotgun sequence genome includes a region encoding these proteins:
- the LOC123057018 gene encoding ATP synthase subunit alpha, chloroplastic-like: protein MGIISRRSVYEPLQTGLIAIDSMIPIGRGQRELIIGDRQTGKTAVATDTILNQKGQGVICVYVAIGQRASSVAQVVTTFHEEGAMEYTIVVAEMADSPATLQYLAPYTGAALAEYFMYRERHTLIIYDDLSKQAQAYRQMSLLLRRPPGREAYPGDVFYLHSRLLERAAKLNSLLGKGSMTALPIVETQSGDVSAYIPTNVISITDGQIFLSADLFNAGIQPAINVGISVSRVGSAAQIKAMKQVAGKSKLELAQFAELQAFAQFASALDKTSQNQLARGRRLRELLKQSQANPLPVEEQIATIYTGTRGYLDSLEIEQVNKFLDELRKHLKDTKPQFQEIISSSKTFTEQAEILLKEAIQEQLERFSLQ from the coding sequence ATGGGCATAATTTCCAGGCGTTCCGTATACGAACCTCTTCAAACAGGGCTTATTGCTATCGATTCGATGATCCCTATAGGGCGCGGTCAGCGAGAGTTAATTATTGGGGACAGACAGACTGGCAAAACAGCAGTAGCCACAGATACAATTCTCAATCAAAAAGGGCAAGGTGTAATATGTGTTTATGTAGCTATCGGTCAAAGAGCATCCTCCGTAGCTCAAGTAGTAACTACTTTCCATGAGGAGGGGGCCATGGAATACACTATTGTAGTAGCTGAAATGGCGGATTCACCTGCTACATTACAATACCTTGCTCCTTATACGGGAGCAGCCCTGGCTGAGTATTTTATGTACCGCGAACGGCATACTTTAATAATTTATGATGATCTCTCCAAACAGGCACAAGCTTATCGCCAAATGTCCCTTCTATTAAGAAGACCTCCCGGCCGTGAGGCTTATCCAGGGGATGTTTTTTATTTGCATTCACGCCTTTTAGAAAGAGCCGCTAAATTAAATTCTCTTTTAGGCAAAGGAAGTATGACCGCTTTACCAATAGTTGAGACTCAATCTGGAGACGTTTCCGCCTATATTCCTACTAATGTAATCTCCATTACAGATGGACAAATATTCTTATCTGCGGATCTATTCAATGCCGGAATTCAACCCGCTATTAATGTGGGTATTTCTGTTTCCAGAGTAGGATCCGCGGCTCAAATTAAAGCCATGAAACAAGTAGCTGGCAAATCAAAATTGGAACTAGCTCAATTCGCAGAGTTACAAGCCTTTGCACAATTCGCCTCTGCTCTCGATAAAACAAGTCAGAATCAATTGGCAAGGGGTCGACGATTAAGGGAATTGCTTAAACAATCCCAGGCAAATCCTCTCCCAGTGGAAGAGCAGATAGCTACTATTTATACCGGAACAAGAGGATATCTTGATTCGTTAGAAATTGAACAGGTAAATAAATTTCTGGATGAGTTACGTAAACATCTAAAAGATACTAAACCTCAATTCCAAGAAATTATATCTTCTAGCAAGACATTCACCGAGCAAGCGGAAATCCTTTTGAAGGAAGCTATTCAGGAACAGCTGGAACGGTTTTCTCTTCAGTAA